TCTGCTGCACCTCTAAGGTCTTTGTCATGCAGCTCAATTGGATGTTTTCTAAATTTGGGCAaatattttacttaattttaaTGAAACAGATTGAGTTTTAATGGAATTGGTCTAATGTCCAAATAAGTCAAACATATGCATGCCAGTTCTGGAGTTGCTGCTTGACAGCAGGGGTGTAACTGTACATAACGTTTTGTTTGGTATGCAACTTCTTTCGGAGTGCTGCATCAGATTAGCCTGTCAAACTTACTTACAAACTACTTACTACTAATACTTTAGAATGATGGCCATAACATGCCAGCCGTTGGTTAAAGTGTGAAACCTGCCTGGAAAGCTTTGGCCGTTGGACACTTTAGATCCATCTATCTAGATCTAATTGATAAATGCACTTTGACATACTGTGCAGCGGTGTTCCATATGCTTGGCCAGCTATAACTACAGCTGTCCACTGACAACCCTCGTATTTTTCAGCTCTTgatcgtttttttttctgtgtaaatgaattgtctgtgtgcatttttacAAACTTTATTGCCTCAAAATCGCCCACTGAGGAACGAATAAAGTTTGAATCGAAAGGATTAACTGTCTGTTTGCTATATTTCCTACTCTGATTAGCCCATGGGTGTCTCACACATTGTTGTCAGGGTGACAAACGCATATGAAACTCATGAAGCAATGAAAGTTACATACAGATATGAGAGTCACAGGAACACTGACACAGTAAACTGTGTTCCATATTGTCGGGAGCTGTTAGTGCATGTGAAGAGTGGTCTAACAACTCTCTGCGCAGCTTAATCTGTGGTCATTTGGTTTATCctgctgcactgaaaatgtACATACCAAAGTGAGTTTTGTACTCCGTTACACCCCTGTTCAATGGCCAACAGGGATTTACATGCTGGGGAAAAGGCCTGATGTCCAGGTGTGCACATGCAATTATGCACACGAGATACTTTTGATACCATGAACAAGCCGACTCCTCTAGTCACTGGATTAAATGTTAAACTCATTCAGTGTGTCTCACACGGTTCCAAAATAGAGGCCTTTCCTGACATCCAGAGCTGTCCCCATTCCTTTCAACCGAATCTTGTAATAATAGCTCTGACCCTCAATGTGACagaaattaatcaaaatgacTTTTTCAAAGTTAATGGATGTAAAGAGAGCAAGAGggggtgaaaaaaagaaaaaaaaaaaaaaagttgccacgctttctctttgtcctctatgcatgaaaggcAAGGACGAGCTCAAATGCAGAGAATTGGTGCACTGATTTACTCCTGTTATCCATGATCTACACTGTAGACTCTACAGCAGCCAAGCCAGAGAGATGACAGGGAGGACAGGACCATGAGTTAGGAGGCTTATCTCATCTGAGTCATCTGATCAAATATATCATACACTGATTGGATTTCCTGAAGTCATCTACAGATTATTGATACAGGTGATGGAAAGACTCATCAGCCTCTGAGGAAACTTAATTAGTTGGAAGTAGCTTTGGAGTAGAACAGGTAACACCAGATGAGAATATTAACTCATGTTCTGCGTCTGCCAACTAAATATCTCACATAGACAGAAAGACATGAGGCCACCCTGATGTGTATTACTCCAAGACCAACTAAATTATagaattttttttgtgataaacTGCCCTAAGACATGCAACCAATTCAATATGAATGATGAATCATATGGAGTGACACACAGGAAAGGGGTCATGTCAAGAGCACAGCAACCCACAGACACAGCCAGGCCAGCTCCAACCAGTCACCAGGAAGCCCAGTGGCCCCGTGATACCTGTGACGACGATCTTGGGGACATCCAGAATGGTGCCGAATGACGCTGTTTTACGGTGGCCTCGTTTATACTGGGGGCGTGCtgcgaaaacacacacacatacagctgcaaacacaacaagcaTGCAGACTAGGACAGACTGGGAGCCCACGGTTGGACTGGAAAATGCGGGCCATACACATGCAGAGCATACAGTGTGTACGTGCAAGGGCAGCATGCACGCCGTCCGCGCCGCGTAGACCGCCAGCAGCCGCCGCACTGCTTCTCTCAGCACAGATAACAGTAGACATTGAGCTCAAATGCTGGAGAAAATCTAAAGGCAGGAGCTCTGTTGATTAAAATTACATTCCagtctgaaaaaataaagagcaacaacaaaatCGCTGACATGAACTCCCGTTCAAATGAAAACCGTGCGTGGATCTCCTGAGGTCTCAGGTGAGTGCGCTGCTTCCTGTCAGAGCCTAAAGGAGAGGACGGTTGACAGCTGGGTCTGACGGGGTTCACATGAGGAATCAATCACCTCAAAAGGAGGAAAGCACGCTTATGGACTTGGAAGGGAACAAGACTCACCTCGACAACAACACTGCATGCCTTTCATGTGCAACTTTTCTTATTAAACAGGATAAATTCAACAGAAATCATGAGAGCATGCCAGTTTGCTTTAATCGGCTCCTCTTCCGCTCGCCTTTCATGTGTTGCTTTGCGCCGCGTAATGTCTGGCATTACCTGCGGGTGCAAATGGCATCTTGGGCTCCAGCTCTGACAGGTCAGCACTCATTCTTTTGCTGTCAGACGATGTCAGGCACTGCGTTCGTGCAGGCAGGCTCTCAACACTGCCCCCCCTGGACAGAGGCAGAGTCCTCAACGGGTCTCCCTGATGGAGCAAAATAAAACGTTAACTACGGAAGCTTGTTTTCTTCTGGAACTATATCTATTATTACAGATACAATTTCGACAGTTTTGATCAAAATTAAGAAGAAtggagaactttttttttttttttttacctttggcTTAAAGTGATGAGCAAACTGAGGCGTTATCTTGATAGTATCGTTGCTCCCTTGTGAATCGCTGTGCTCCATGTTTGCGTCGCTTCTGTTGCTCGTGCTGGTGCCTGTACAGTCCACATATGAACCTGTTAgacacaggacaggagagagcGTGTACAGGCTTCGTGCTTTCTCTATTGCAAGCTTTGACATTATTCTTTGTGGTGTTTTCTGGTAGTGTTTGATGGCTcacaacactgaaaacattaaaaaaaaactcaaaataattGAAGCTAATTGAGTAATGTTATACAGACAAACTTAGAGATTTGAAATAGATTGATAGGTTCCCACAGATTCAGTGCCAGGTCTGGACATTCACTAAACAACAGACTTCTGTCCACTCTTGTCTGCATTAGTGTTGCCACTAGAAGTGTGATTTCCATCTTGTGGGCTGTAAATCAGTTTAATGGTTTGTAAAtcagacacacatttaaatcaCGAGACTTTAAGTTACCTAAAAACCTAAATTTTACTCATTTCATTCTGCACAGggaaaatcatatttttttccagacaTTTACTACCTCAAATTCTGAGATGAGGTAGATTTTCTCAGCTAATACATATGTAATCCATAAATAGGGGTTGCACCAATAAAGGaaactaaatataaatgaatggagAATAATGCATTTTCCTCCCACATCCTTCTGTGTTGATAAGCATTGACAACATTTGCTTTTAACATGAACTTCCTGTACTGGTGCATCCCAAACAGTTCAAGGGGACTCTTGTACCTGTACTTGTTGCGGAGTTGCTCTGTCCCTCATCTGAATACTGGTAGGGATATTGCAGGGGTTCATCGGAATCTGGGAAGTACTGCatacagggggaaaaaacagaatgaaagggATTTGACAAACAGTAAAGACGTTAGGACTTTCATTCCTAAAAGATACACCTAAAGATCCAAGCTCACTCTGTATGAAAGAGTGGGGTTAACTCAAAGATAAAGCACCGTCATGCCTTGATCTTGTAACAAAAAGCTACGTGCAGCCAGGCTGTAGTCTCGTGACCCATTTCGAGGACCCATAAGATGAGTTAGAAACGTAAGTAACAATATGCTGAAGCAAAGGTTCAAATGTTCATCAGTTCCATATCTGGAAATTGGTCATTGTGGAGGATGGAGGTTGTGGTGCTGTTTAACTGCATTGCATTATACAGGCAGgtgtttctgatattttgtCCACTGAATTTCTTTCAATGAGGACAGcttaaataacagaaacaccaaTCTGTATAATACGAGGCATTTTGAATCAACGCCCCTCTGAAATTAGAACCTATAGGAGGATTTAGTGCAAGTCTATTGTTTTAGACAGCATTAGAGTCTGTACTGTAACATTATCTGTGTCATTCATTTCCTGGCTCTGATCTTATTTTAATTACATAGAGGAAGAGATGAAacaggtgggagggagggagggacgtGTAGCAAAGGGCCATGGGCCGGAATCAAACCCGGGCCGCTGCTGTAAGGCCTAAGCCTTAATAGTACGTGCTCTACCAAGTGAGCCACCAAAGTGCCCCCCAGGTCTGTCTTTAATGAAAGCCTAACAGGGAGGGGTGATTACCTTCATTAGATGAGTCATGATCTTCACTATCTCCTCCATGGAAGGCCGCTGAGAGGGGTCTTTAGACCAGCAGCGAGTCATCAGACTCTCAATGGGCTTGGGCAAATTTTTGATTAAAGGAGGTCTTGTGcctaaatgtggaaaaataagaggaaaataaagttaATGCTCTCACAGAGTCAAAGGAACAAATAACTGTTGGCGTCCCAGCAGACAAGCAAAGAAATATTGCGAATTTATGCTAAATCCCCTGTATCCTGCTGCTCTAGTCAGTAATGACCCTGGCAGGCACATTCAGTGGTGAAAAATATTAAACTTGTCCTCTGGTATTATTAGTGTCCCATTAGTAttctcctccatccatctctggaTTAGAATATACAGCAGGGAGCGCTGCACAGGTGAACATGCCTTTTAGCTGCTCTCTTCTCCCAGACTCTTAACTTTCACAGTTTCCACAGCAGGCCTGGCAGGGGAGGCATGTCTGAGGACTCGGCGGCTGGCAGCTGGATGTGGCCTTTGCATCCTCCAGCTCCAacccaaacacaaaaacacacgcgGCGACTCACCGTTGTGCACGGCCCACATAATGCGAAAAGCTGGTCCTCCAATTTCATCAAAGGGCTTCCTGCGAGTGATCACCTCCCAGAGAATGATCCCCCAGCTGAACACATCGCACTTCTCGCTGTAATTGCTGCCTGCAACGACAGAAGAACTTAGGTCCTTTTCAAACAGGGTGAAACAGGCTCAGTTTGACAtttgctgactgactgataaaTGTAATTCTCTGTGGCGCATTTGAGATGAGAGCATGGATGCGCCTgggaaaacactgcagcttttgTCTCATCTCCGCTGtcgggggaggaggaggaggatgaaaatgaGGGAGCAATTTTTACCAAAGAACAGCTCCTGTGTTGCTTAGTTATGCTGCTTAATTACTGAGCCTGTTATTGCAGAATTAAAGTGTACATCACACACCTATTCTGAAAAGTTGCTGCGCTGAGGCGTTCTGATAGCATTTTACGCTGACGCAAATTACTTGCACGGGGTTCAGCGGGAGGGCAAAAGTGAGCTGTTTAATTGCACTGGAGTCTTGTAAGTTGCCTCCAAAAACAAGATAATGACTGCAGCTTAATTCATCGTTCCTCCTAACCCCCTTGCCAAGAACACGTCTCATCATGTAGAAATACATTAGGCTTCTGGCTGAATGAGAACACAAATTCTACACAGTCGTCTCCCGAGGGAAATAAAGCCACCAGCATCACTCCATTCATCTTCTCACTGTGCTTGGGAGACAACCATTAATAAAGCAGGAAGGTAGGGCTGCTGATGATGAATCAAGAATTGATGCCTCCATGCTGGGAGCGCTAAGCTGCCATTAaggtgacaaaacaaaaagttggCTGAAAGAAAGAGCACAACGAAATGGATAAGCCCGATTCACTGGATCGCGGTGATCCTATGGGCATTTATAGAAACCAAACAGTGAGAGGATACATGAATACGCTTTTtagattaagaaaaaaaaaaaaaaaagagccaggGCAGGTATCCTAAACTCTTCAACTACTTGGAATGCCACTCATACTTGCCTTCAAATACTTCTGGGGCCATCCATGCTGCACTTCCTTTGTTGTTGGTCATGTGGGTCTGAATGTCGCATGCTGTTCCAAAGTCACATATCTTCAGCACGGTGCCACCTGCCACTAGAAGCAGACTGagacaaagaaagcaaaaaaataaagccCATTAGAAGCTGACAATACTTTGAATTTGAAATAAGTCAAAGCTTCGCCGCTTGTGTGAGTGAAGAAACGGCGCTGTAACCAACTACAGGAGCAACGTACATGCTAAGAGAGTCATTTCCTACCTTTCTGACCTGTGACGACATGTTTTATTTCCCACTTTAATACATCATCTACACACAAATTGCACATCGCGTTTTCATTTTAGCACAATCTCATCCAAGTACAGGTGGGGGGGTAACACTGGAAGAATCATTAAGAGTATACACATAAATTAAAGGTACAATAACCCAGAGTTGACAATTTGTCACAATGCATGACCTCGTTATTCCTAGAAACTCCACAACAGTCCTCtaggaaacagacagctggtcATTCCCAGAGAGTCCTGCCAGGAGCCTTCATTCCACCAGAACAGACTGAACAACCTCTGGGATCTAATCATCCTTCAGTCACACTATGctactgtgtgtttacactgataACACAGCACAGCTTTAAAACAATGCAAGGGGCTGCCTTGGTGCCTTCAGGTACTACTGTAATAATGGAATATGATCCGCCGAGTCCAGTAGAACAGCGACAGATCCTTCCATCAGATGTCAGAAAACACTGTATGGCAGTTAAAACTATGAGAAAGGACTTTAAAACGCTCACAAATCCAATAATTTTTTCCTTTGATGTAACAGCCAAGAATTTCAAGTAACCTACTAGGACGTTTTTTTTGCCTATGCGGTGCCTTTAGCTTCGACTTTTCACCACCATTGCTCTGTGCCTGATCCCCCACTGTGCTATTGCAGTGGTCTCATTGCAATGAATGAAGGGTACGATGAATGGAggaaatgataaataatttgaatacagacagaacCTTTACACGGAGTGGAGGGGAGTATCAAAGTGCTCTGATTTAACGTTAAAACACAGCAAGAAAAGTGAAGTAGTCTTGCtaaactttaaatatatatgataataataaacatgcaaataagCAGGTACACGCTCTTAAAGAGcttgagagagaagttcaaagcCAGCCTACTTTAACACCTCTGCATACCTGTTCACGCCTGTTTAGGACACAGTCACTCTGCATGTGTAGATGTAAAGATTTTGCAACATGGGGAACTGCACAGTTGTAATCAAGTGGCTTGCAGTACTGTgctcctcaaaaaaaaaaaaaaaaaagttctacaTCTAAATCACAATATCAGACAGTCCACACCaatagaaaagtaaaatatttgttGAACAGCACGGACTAATTCAAACAGTTTAAAGGAAACCACAAGGCACTTTGTTGGCACAGTGAAACAGGAGAGACAAGAAGTgtgtgaggtgaggaggagcaTACTTGGGTGGCTTGAGGTCCCTGTGAATGAGAGCCTTTGGTTTCATGCCATGGAGATAGGCCACGCCCTGGgaacactgaaaacaccagCTCATGGCATGGGAAGCAGTGTAATAGGGGAGGGGTTCAGCACCATGCAGCACTGTGGACAAGAGAGCACTGTCACAACCACCACCACGGACAATAAACCCCACACcgtcatacacatacacacaggcctGACTGCCCTTTTCTTCTAGCTTCTTCAACTAGTTAATTCCAGGAGAATACATGGTTCCAAAACCGTATTCACAGCTCAGCTGAATCACATCAAAGTTACTGTATTAGTGCAACTCCCAGGAGTAACTTTGATAGAGATTCAGCGACTAGGGAGAAGTCCCATACTGAAGAACTCACATCCTGGAGAAACTAAAGCCTGCCGGTCTGAACCTTTTGGCTGTTCTAACCACTGATGTGTTACAGTATGAAACACTCATGCATACATCAAGTACCTGAATTACATGGGACGATTCGTTTAGAACCGAGAAGCCCCTAACCGCATGTCGCGACAACCAAATTGAATTGATTGCAGTTTACCGATTGggcctgatttttttttttttgtagttttggccgTCATATCAACCAGTTATGACCACGCTGCTCTCACCAGTGCACTTGCTGAGACACACAGCGTCATGGCTACATCAACGTCCAAATGGAGCCAGAAACACAAGCAGTTGGACAATCAGACGGGTTGAAAACAAACCAACGCTTTAACCAAATTGTCCAGAAATCACTttacttatttatctatttatttattcattccaTGCAACTCTAAATGTAGCTAATAATCCCCTAATGTATATATGGTAGGTCAAAGTTAAATCAGCATGTCTTTCTGTTAGCTACGGTGGATGTTTATTAACTATGATTTGGGTATtaattctttcaaaataaaagtcttacATTACCAAGGATTGATTGAAAGGTTATATGTTGTTCTTGAGGTCATACGTAGAAAAACTCCATGATGCTGATTTTTGATGAAAGACTAGCACAGAGTGCATCTTTGACAAGACATTATAGTACCACTGCATGTTGTGGTGTGTCACGCCTCAATACCCCCCCCAAGTCCATTTGGATATTTAATGCAGGGACAGACAAGGTTCAACTGCATGACTAGAAGTGCAAAGTCTAATTGATAAAGGAACCGGACAAGTGACTGAGCATGCAAACACAGGGAGGGTCGACTGAACAGGGCTTcttctcatgtctgtgcaaGGCTGCGTTCGCTACCAGCAAAGTGGAACAAATGCCGTCATCGGTAATAAAACAGTATTGTTCCAGGGTACCACACGTAGACTCACCATTGTACAATGAACCACCTTCGGCATATTCCATCACGAGGCAGACCTGAGTGGGAAAGAAGATGATCAGAATCTCACGGGTGCAAATGAACACACAAGCCTGTACTGTGTAGTATAGAGCATCACATGTAATAACGTTTAACTTACTGGACTATGGCAAGAGCCATACAACTTCACAATGTTCGGATGGTTCACGCGTGAAAGCTGCCGGAGCTAGAGATAGAGATGAAACATTATGCGCCTGCATGCACACCTTGAGTACACATGTTTATCacccagtcagtccagtcattAGAGGTAATCTACCTTGTTATCGCTGGTGGCATTCAATCAATTTAAACTTTGATGTTGCAGTAGTGACACAAACTCAAATGACAATACCTCAACGATAAAGGCTTTCCTCTCTGATTCACTTTCAATGGTCTTGATTGCAACATCTTTGCCTTTCCATTTGGCTTTGCAAACAACCCCAAAAGCTCCTCTCCCCACCACCTGCAAACGGACAGTTGACAAGAAGGACAATGTGTTTACGGGCATCTTCTGAGCCTTCACGAAAAAGCAGTAATCGAGCCCGACCAGTGACTGACCACACGGATAAACACGACCTACCTCCTCAACTTCAATATCCTCATAGTTGATTTCTTCAAACGGATATCCAGGAGGTGTTTCAAGTATGTCGGCGGATGGTAACGTTAGAGACATTACTAGCCAAGACGAGCTAGCAACTTACTGAGCAGAAAGCAAattgcagacaaaaaaaaaaaaggacatgaGTGTAAATGACTTGTCACGGTTTAACTGAACATAAGGGTGCTTCAAAACATCTGTGACAGCGGCTCAACCGAACAACAAACCGGCGTGTGGGTACAGCCGGACATGGCTACACGTAAAGTAGTGAATACGTGAGAGAAGTGAACACACAGCCACACGGATAATTACATATTCTGTGGCGACCTGTCAACAACAGGTAGAGCGGCTGAACGTTAGCCTTGTGTCAGCTGGTATAATGCAGTCAACCAGCTGGATTACCGCGTAGCTTAAGTAGCACGGCTAACTGTAGCTGCCCTaacaacaaaacaccaaaaacatttACGTGAGCACAAAGTTAGCTTCTGGCGTGTGGTAAAGCGACGTTACATGCCCATAGCGTCACTGTAGGCTGGTGCTGACCACAAGTCAGCATCACCATATCGCACTCGtaggtaaaaaagaaaacaagctaCTCAAGGCCTACAGTGTATTAGCTAACCAGCTTGCGTTAGCTGGCTAGCCTGACTGCTAACGCTAGCTACCGACTATGACACATTAGCTTCAACAATCCCAACCCTTCGCAGTAGACTTGTCACCAGTGCCGGTTCTCTGGACATGGGGAGATTTTCTACTATTCATGTACGGAAAACCGAGGAATAGCGtccatattttaaaaatagtcTTTCTATATCCACTTGGCAGCCAGACATAACTTTTTCACAACTCGTCTAGCTGGCTTGCTAGGAGTGTATTTTTATTCTCCGCAGGAACAGCTCCATCAGGAAGTGTGTGCGCACTGCAATTGAGTCCCCTGCACACCGACCAGGAGCTGTCTTTCCATctctaaaaaagaaataaaaaaataaaaaaaacagttgaatGTTGCAACTTTTTCAGGTGGGCTTAATTCACCACCCTGCATTTTTATAAGACTGTCTAAAATCTTATCCTGTGATTATTATGGCTGTCAGTATGATGTggagaggtaaaaaaaaagacattttcctttgaaatataagtgtaaaatgtaaatgtaaaatagaaatactcaagtgaagTACCTGACTAAAGTAATCACAATAATCAAGCAGTCATGGTTCTGATGACTGGTTTTCTTCATATTTCAGTGGCAACTCACAGGTTCCTTCCATCAAAAagtctttattgtcattctactgctgcaacaacactACAACGAAACGAGAGATGACACTCCCTGAGATTTGAATACAACGATACAGATATAAAGAAATATTCGAAAATGTATATGTTACAAAAACCGGTGGGTCATCTGTCTaagaaaagataacaaaagatggcttgagttgcaaaagttattgaggtgcttttatttacaaaaaacagtgaggaaaacagaaagttggacgtccacagcaaaacaacccccccccccccaaaaaaaatacTTGTCACCTGTCTGGTTTCCAACCCCccctcacactgactcctcAAGAGCTTTGGTGGCCAGaggcttataaatgttaagcccctccccccGGACCAACCAACCGCggatcaatcaattatcttccctttaaacaatcagcttcactgccagttcttacatgaaccaaaaatatcacacaaatatcactaCTTATAGGCATCACCACTTCCCAGTCAAAGGCCTTAAATAAACCCCAACGCTTTGACACACAActtcatcagttaggtaacatcacctATCACCCGGTTAGAGATGGTACCTTCcgccatcagcacacctgctgCACCTCTGGAGCCTCTATATAAGCCAGCACTATGCATCAGCTCTGTTTCACACCCTGAAACATGTGCCGTCCACTATCAGTGACAGAGTCTTCGtcacagtgttaaaaaaaaaaacgtaatatAGTAGAACACAGTGAAGACTATACACACACAACGTGGTAGTGCAAATGATCAGTAGCTGCAAAAGAGATGGAGTTTTGCTCAGTCAAGGGTTTGCAGCCTCAGCCTCCCTCCATCTGCAGAGAAAGCCTGCGAAATGCAGCTGAGAGCTCCAGAGAAAGTGAATGATACTTGCCAAACTACTGTTACTAAACTCAAGAAATAACTTCGGTGCTCCACAAGTCCAGTGTTATAGTACTGATAACtatagattagattagattcaactttattgtcattacacctgtacagtacaaggcaatgaaatgcagtttggtatctaaccagaagtgcaatttgtagaaaaagtgcagaaatatatataggtatgtacagaatatacagaattacagaattacaggtgctatatacagagtagtgctatgaacatgtgtgctagtaactacagtataaatataaatataatatacggaTTAGACTGAGAGtggaatgtacatataatacaggTGTATACAGATTGAGGTGATATACATATTACCTAGgtttaaatactatatttacaGAGGACAGTATGGTGATGTGTCGGGGCAGGGGGGGcagtggggggcagagttcagtagggagacagctctggggaaaaagctgttcctcagtctggtggTCCTGGTTCGGAGGCTCCTGAAGCGCCTGCCGGAGGGtaagaggacaaacagtttatgggcagggtgggaggagtccttgaggatgctgcgaGCTCGACGCAGACAGCGTTTCCTCTGGATGTCCTCGATGGCTGGAAGAGGAGTCCTTGTGATACGTTGGGCAGTTTTCACCACCCGCTGTAGCATCTTACGGTCTGCGGCAGAGCAGTTCCCAtaccagacagtgacacagctggtcaggatgctctcgaTCGCACAGCGGTAGAAGTTCACCAGTACGCTTGAGGACAGGTGGTGTCTCTTCAGTGTCCTCAGGAAGAAGAGGCGTTGGTGAGCCTTCTTGACCAGGTTGGAGGTGTTAGTGGACCAGGAGAGGTTCTCAGAGATGTGAGTCCCCAGGAACTTGAAGCTGGAGACACGTTCCACAGCCATCCCGTTGATGTGAATGGGGTTGTGCGTGTTTccgctctccctcctgaagtcaatgataaGCTCCTTAGTCTTGCTGGTGTTAAGGAGCAGCTTATTGTCAGCACACCAAGCGGCCAGATGCTGTACCTCCTCCCTGTAGGCTGTCTCATCGTTGTTGCTGATGAGGCCGATCACCATTGTGTCGTCCG
Above is a genomic segment from Pempheris klunzingeri isolate RE-2024b chromosome 18, fPemKlu1.hap1, whole genome shotgun sequence containing:
- the map3k7 gene encoding mitogen-activated protein kinase kinase kinase 7 isoform X2 codes for the protein MNSRKSPHVQRTGTGDKSTAKVASSSWLVMSLTLPSADILETPPGYPFEEINYEDIEVEEVVGRGAFGVVCKAKWKGKDVAIKTIESESERKAFIVELRQLSRVNHPNIVKLYGSCHSPVCLVMEYAEGGSLYNVLHGAEPLPYYTASHAMSWCFQCSQGVAYLHGMKPKALIHRDLKPPNLLLVAGGTVLKICDFGTACDIQTHMTNNKGSAAWMAPEVFEGNNYSEKCDVFSWGIILWEVITRRKPFDEIGGPAFRIMWAVHNGTRPPLIKNLPKPIESLMTRCWSKDPSQRPSMEEIVKIMTHLMKYFPDSDEPLQYPYQYSDEGQSNSATSTGTSTSNRSDANMEHSDSQGSNDTIKITPQFAHHFKPKGDPLRTLPLSRGGSVESLPARTQCLTSSDSKRMSADLSELEPKMPFAPAARPQYKRGHRKTASFGTILDVPKIVVTASCEPQRRRSVQDLPGINTESNQGSRNSSRSSSPSVRMMPPDKTSSRGYFSPDDPTDTNGSDNSIPMAYLTLDHQLQPLAPCPNSKESMAVFEQHCKMAQEYLKVQTEIALLIQRKKELIAELDQDEKDQQNTSRLVQEHKKLLEENKSLSTYYQKCKKQLELIRVQQQKRQGTS
- the map3k7 gene encoding mitogen-activated protein kinase kinase kinase 7 isoform X4, which translates into the protein MSLTLPSADILETPPGYPFEEINYEDIEVEEVVGRGAFGVVCKAKWKGKDVAIKTIESESERKAFIVELRQLSRVNHPNIVKLYGSCHSPVCLVMEYAEGGSLYNVLHGAEPLPYYTASHAMSWCFQCSQGVAYLHGMKPKALIHRDLKPPNLLLVAGGTVLKICDFGTACDIQTHMTNNKGSAAWMAPEVFEGNNYSEKCDVFSWGIILWEVITRRKPFDEIGGPAFRIMWAVHNGTRPPLIKNLPKPIESLMTRCWSKDPSQRPSMEEIVKIMTHLMKYFPDSDEPLQYPYQYSDEGQSNSATSTGSYVDCTGTSTSNRSDANMEHSDSQGSNDTIKITPQFAHHFKPKGDPLRTLPLSRGGSVESLPARTQCLTSSDSKRMSADLSELEPKMPFAPAARPQYKRGHRKTASFGTILDVPKIVVTASCEPQRRRSVQDLPGINTESNQGSRNSSRSSSPSVRMMPPDKTSSRGYFSPDDPTDTNGSDNSIPMAYLTLDHQLQPLAPCPNSKESMAVFEQHCKMAQEYLKVQTEIALLIQRKKELIAELDQDEKDQQNTSRLVQEHKKLLEENKSLSTYYQKCKKQLELIRVQQQKRQGTS
- the map3k7 gene encoding mitogen-activated protein kinase kinase kinase 7 isoform X1; amino-acid sequence: MNSRKSPHVQRTGTGDKSTAKVASSSWLVMSLTLPSADILETPPGYPFEEINYEDIEVEEVVGRGAFGVVCKAKWKGKDVAIKTIESESERKAFIVELRQLSRVNHPNIVKLYGSCHSPVCLVMEYAEGGSLYNVLHGAEPLPYYTASHAMSWCFQCSQGVAYLHGMKPKALIHRDLKPPNLLLVAGGTVLKICDFGTACDIQTHMTNNKGSAAWMAPEVFEGNNYSEKCDVFSWGIILWEVITRRKPFDEIGGPAFRIMWAVHNGTRPPLIKNLPKPIESLMTRCWSKDPSQRPSMEEIVKIMTHLMKYFPDSDEPLQYPYQYSDEGQSNSATSTGSYVDCTGTSTSNRSDANMEHSDSQGSNDTIKITPQFAHHFKPKGDPLRTLPLSRGGSVESLPARTQCLTSSDSKRMSADLSELEPKMPFAPAARPQYKRGHRKTASFGTILDVPKIVVTASCEPQRRRSVQDLPGINTESNQGSRNSSRSSSPSVRMMPPDKTSSRGYFSPDDPTDTNGSDNSIPMAYLTLDHQLQPLAPCPNSKESMAVFEQHCKMAQEYLKVQTEIALLIQRKKELIAELDQDEKDQQNTSRLVQEHKKLLEENKSLSTYYQKCKKQLELIRVQQQKRQGTS
- the map3k7 gene encoding mitogen-activated protein kinase kinase kinase 7 isoform X3, giving the protein MNSRKSPHVQRTGTGDKSTAKVASSSWLVMSLTLPSADILETPPGYPFEEINYEDIEVEEVVGRGAFGVVCKAKWKGKDVAIKTIESESERKAFIVELRQLSRVNHPNIVKLYGSCHSPVCLVMEYAEGGSLYNVLHGAEPLPYYTASHAMSWCFQCSQGVAYLHGMKPKALIHRDLKPPNLLLVAGGTVLKICDFGTACDIQTHMTNNKGSAAWMAPEVFEGNNYSEKCDVFSWGIILWEVITRRKPFDEIGGPAFRIMWAVHNGTRPPLIKNLPKPIESLMTRCWSKDPSQRPSMEEIVKIMTHLMKYFPDSDEPLQYPYQYSDEGQSNSATSTGSYVDCTGTSTSNRSDANMEHSDSQGSNDTIKITPQFAHHFKPKGDPLRTLPLSRGGSVESLPARTQCLTSSDSKRMSADLSELEPKMPFAPAASCEPQRRRSVQDLPGINTESNQGSRNSSRSSSPSVRMMPPDKTSSRGYFSPDDPTDTNGSDNSIPMAYLTLDHQLQPLAPCPNSKESMAVFEQHCKMAQEYLKVQTEIALLIQRKKELIAELDQDEKDQQNTSRLVQEHKKLLEENKSLSTYYQKCKKQLELIRVQQQKRQGTS